In the genome of Bremerella sp. P1, the window GCGACGGGTCTTCTTTGTAGGCTTCCCACAAATGAGACACGTCTTCCCTGGTCGCGGTCGTCGTTGCCATGCGTTCCTCCGTGAATCGCCCATCTTGAGCTAACACGCATTTTCTTATGAAATCGACGGGCCTGAATCCTTCAGGCCACTTCCCCGTTGTTGGCAAAATGCCACTTCGGAAAGGGAATCGATCAGGTGATCCAATCTCGCGTTAGGGACTCGGAGATTCCCGGGGAGGAATATCTTTGTCTGCCTATGTCGCGGGTTACGCGGTTTTGGGAGCCTTGGAGTCGGCGAGCTTGTCGCCTTGTTCCAGTGCTTCCAACTCCGCATTGATTCGCTGCCGCACCGATTCGTCCACAATGCGGGCTGCAGCATTTCCTATCAGCCATCCGATCGCCGCGAACAGAAACATTGCTCCGATCGCTGCGATAAGAATCGATTCGATCCCGCCCGACATGACCAATCCCCGTGCAGTCACGGTGACCAGTGCCGTCGTAGCCAAGATTCCCGCGTAGTCGCGTCCCATCGATTCCCGATTGGTTGAATTGTATCGATCCGCAAACCTCATTCGTCACATGCGCATGTGACGCTTTCTCGTTCAATCGACGCTCCAAAAACGAGAATTGAAGTAATTTTGCGGATATCATTTGTTTTGCTTGAAAAACTTGTCGCCAGTTCTGAAGTGATTGCATCGATAGCATCATCGTTAAGCGGCCCTCTTCGAAGATGGCGATTGGGAAAGGCTTAACGACATGCGCACCAGGCGATCAGCAATCCTCTGAAGCGACTTGCTGGCTGTATGATCGGCGTACCGCTGGATGAACGGTTCGGCTGCGCGTGAGGCAGCGCCGATCTCGGAGGCCATCTCGATGTGGCCAACCGATTCAATTGCCAGGTTCAAAAACTTACCGGCGGTTGCATCCATACCGGCGATTAGATCGAGATGTCCCGAATCGCTCGAGGCGCGATTCATGACGACATGAGTGACTTTTCTCGGCGAGTAGCTATGCAGCGATCGTACTCGCTCGTAGCCGGCCGTGATGGCATCTGCCTTGGGATTCAGTATGACCAGGAACAGCTGGGCCATTCGCCACAGTTCGCCGGCCAGGGGACTCAATTCATTGCCGGCATCGATCAGCACGATGTCCGCATGACGTCCCAGTCCCATGAGTTGTTCGATTAAGCGGTCGACAGCTGCCACCGGCCACTGCCCTGCCCCGCTGCTTTGATCTGTTGGAAGCAATAGCGACGCGGCCAAACCAGGCACCAGGTATTCGTGCAGGTCGAGCCGTCCAGTCAGCAGTTCATCGATGCCGACTTTGGGTGTGCGACCGGTTAACTGGGCGAGCCCTGCGTTGCTCGGATTCAAATCGATCGTGGCAACGCGATGCCCGGCCAATCCCATCGCACAGGCCAGGTTATGGCAAACGGTCGTTGTCCCTACTCCGCTACTACCACCGAACAGCACGAAGGTTTTCGCTTTCGCGAACGCCGGTGTGCCGCCGATCATGGCGCGTTTAGCAAGCATTCGCAGAAGCGTAGCTTGATCACGGGGAAAAGAAGGTTCAAACGACATGATAGATCAGAAATAGTCTCTACTAAGGTTGGTTGGTTTCTACAGGATGCGAGCGACCAAGTCTTCCGCTTCAGCAGCGGCAATGGCCTGGGGAACGTCCTGACCGTTGGTCACGTATGCCAGCGGAAGCTGGGGATCTTGCAGAAAACTCAATGTGTTACCCAACGAACCAACCTCATCAATCTTGGTTAATACCCAGCTGGAAGGACCCACCGTGGTGAACTTTGCCACCGCCTCGGCCAGGCTCTTCGAACTGCTGGGGGCGGAAAGTACCAAATAGGTCTCATCAGGGGAAGCTGCTTTTATCAAAGATCTGAGTTGCTGTACTTGCACCTCATCGCGAGGGCTTCGACCAGCCGTATCAATGAAGATCTGCTCGCAGTCCGATAGCTCGTTGATAGCACTGCGTACTTCCATCGGAGTCGAAACGATCTTCATCGGAAGATCCATGATCTCGGCATAGGTTTGCAACTGGTCGACCGCGGCAATTCGGTAGGTATCGACCGTCACCAGGCCAACACGACGCTTGTGATCAAACTTGGCCCGTGCCGCCAGCTTGGCAATCGTGGTTGTTTTTCCGACGCCGGTTGGCCCAATCGCAGCCACAACCCGGGGATATACACGCGGGTCATCAATGTCGCGGCCCACGTGAATCGACGCCGCCAGCTCGGTACGGATTGCTTGCAGCAGCAGTGCTTCTTCTTGCTGCGACGCTTCGGTATGCGTCGTCAGGACTTTCTCGCAGATCGAATCAGCCAGGAAGCCAGGCACTTCGGCTTCGACAAGTCGCTCGCGAATCCGCAATAGCGAAGGAGGCCAACCAGGACCGCTGCTGAAGAACGTTTGACTGAACGACATCGCTTCCAAGTCGATGCCGGCATCTTCTTGCTGTGTTATTTCTTCCGGAGAAGCAGCAACTTGCTCGGTTGGTTCCGGGGAAACGGCTTCCGCTTCGGGTTCTTCTTCCGGCTCTTGGATCTCAAAGCGACTTTTCAGGTTCGAGTCGGTCGAGGCCGCTAGTTCGATTTCCTTACCGCCGAGCAGTCCCTTCAGTCCACGCTGCGGAACTTCACGCGTATGGAGCAAAGCGGCATCAGGACCTAGCTCTTTGCGAACTAACTCTAACGCTTCGTGCATCGATTTGGCGCGGAATGAGCGAATGTTCATGGTGGTTACTTGTTACTTCTGCGGCGGTTGCTGCGGGCCCTGTCCTGGCGGCGGAGGAGCCTTGCCTGGCATCGTGTCACTGATGATACCCATCGATTCGATCATCGTGTCGTTGGTGATCTCGTTGTGGCTCAGCACGATCAGGTCAGGAATGAAGTTACCGGTTAGTTGTTTGACGGCGGGGCGAATCTGCGGATTGACCAGCACGATCGGCGGCTTGCCAATTTCTCGCAGCTTCTCGATACCGACGGCAATCGACTTGCACGTCATCTCAATCGCCTGAGGACTCATGCGGGCAAACGCACCGCGTTCCATGTCAATGCCTGAGGCAATCCGGTCCTGCATCGCGGGATCGAGCGGCACCACGTAGATGCGGCCTTCCTTGTCGCGATACTTGGTACAGATCGTCCGTGCCAGCTTGTGCCGGACGAACTCGGTCAGCCAGACAGGGTCTTTCGTCCGACCGATATGGTCGCCCAAGGTTTCCAGGATGCGTGCCAACTGACGGATCGAGACTTCTTCGCGAAGCAACAATTGAAGCACGGCTTGAACATCGCCGATCTTCATCGCTCCAGGAATCAACTCGTCAACCACTGCCGGCGATGTTTCTTTGAGTTCGTCCAGAAGGTGCTTCGTTGCGTCGCGGGTAAGCAGCTCGTCGGCATGCTTCTTCGAAACACGCTGCAGATGCGTTGCCAGAACCGAAGTTGGTTCCACGATCGTGTAGCCCATCATTTCGGCTTGAGGCCGCATACCGGGTTCGATCCATACTGCAGGTTGATTGAACGCAGGATCGCGTGTCTTTTCGCCTGGCAGGTCTCCCTTGGCACCACCCATGGCAATGGCCAGCAGACCATCCGGGTAGATCGTATTCTCGGCAACCACGTTGTTGCTGATCTTGATCCGGTATTGGTTCTCGTGCAGACGCATGTTGTCGCGGATGCGGACCTTCGGCAGGATCACGCCAATCTCGCTGGCAACGTTTTGACGAACACCTGTAATGCGTGGCAGCAAGTCGCCACCTCGGGCAGGTGCCGCGAGACGCACCAAGCCAACGCCCAGTTCCATTTCCATAGGATCGACCGTGAGATAGTCCTCGATCCGGTCGTCCTTCTTAGCGGCTTCCTGTTCTTCTTTCTGTTTCTTTTCGGTCTCTGCGGCCTCGACTTCTGTCTTCTTGGTTTGTCCCTTCTTGGTCATCACCGCGATGCCCACACAACCGGCACCAATGACCAGCAGCGGAAGCGTCGGTAGGCCTGAGAAGATGAGCAGCCCTAGGAAGCAGCCAGCCACACCTAGTGCTTCCGGGCGCGAGAACAACTGCTTGATGAATTCCACCGGCAGGTTCGATTCTTCGGTGCTTCGCGTGACGAGCAAACCGGCGGCAAGCGAGATCAGGAACGCTGGCACCTGGCTCACCAGGCCGTCACCGATGGTCAGCTTGGTATAGATCTGAGCCGCTTCGAGCACATCCAGTCCGGACGAAACGCCGATGATCAGACCGCCGACGATATTGATCAGAGTAATGACGATACCGGCGATCGCGTCACCACGGACGAACTTACTCGCACCGTCCATCGCCCCGAAAAAGTCGGCCTGCTGGGTGATCTCGGCACGTCGCTGCTGGGCTTCGACTTCGTCGATGATGCCCGCATTCAGGTCGGCATCGATTGCCATCTGACGCCCCGGCATACCATCTAACGCAAAACGAGCCGCCACTTCACTGATACGCGTGGCACCCTTGGTGATCACCAGAAACTGGATAAGCACGATGATAATAAAGATGATGATCCCGACTTCGACGCGGTCGCCTGCGACGAATTCGCCAAAGCTTTGAATCACACCGCCGGCCGCGTCCATCCCTTCGGTAGCCGCCCCGGTCAGAATCAAACGCGTGGTAGCAACGTTGAGAACGAGCCGAGCCAGCGTGGTCGCGAGCAGCAACGACGGAAAAATATTGAACTCAAGCGGCGTCTTCACGTAGATGGTCGTCAGCAGAATGATGACCCCCGCCGTGATGTTTGCTGTGAGCAGCAAATTCATCAGCGGCGCCGGCAACGGCATCAAAATCACCAGCACGCTGGTGATGATACCGATCGGCAGGATCAAGTCCTTGAGTCTGCTGAGGCTGAAATCCACGAGTTTCTGCGAACTTTTTTCAAGTTTGTCTAAAGGTTTTCTGTGCCCGATCCGACAACGGGCGGGTGGAAGATTACTGAAACCCGTTTGGGGTGTCCAGAGCGATCAATTGAGTGGAAGTTGTTGTCTGCAGACGAGTTAACTGAGGTTCGCAGTGCTAGCTAGAACAGGCGTCCCTTCCGTGTCTTGTTCCCTCTCCCTTCCCAAGGGAGAGAGCTAGGGTGAGGGTTGGTGAAGCGGATAGCAGCTTCTCCCCTCACCCTAGGCCCATCCCCCAAGGGGAGCGGGAACTGGAGAGATACCTTCGCTAGTCGATTTCACGTTTTTGACGTAAACTTCGGTACCAAACACCTCGCAATCGCAGACGTTTTAGGAATCTGAGCGACTTGAATGCCTCATCCCCCGCCACCGATTCGCAATCGAAACCGGCGGAAGCCTCAAAACCGAAGAAGCCCAAAGCCAACAGTTACCCCTGGTACACGCCACGCGTCTGGCATGGGATGCGGGTAGGCACGTGGGCCAGTCTGCTAGCAAAGAACGGTTTCAAGGTCCATCCTCTGAAGCTTGGCCTGGCCACGACCGTTTCCTGCTTTGCGATCAACAACAGCATCTGTCACCAACTGCAGAACCTGTTCTTCGGCAAGAAGATCCAAGAAGCCAAAATCGAGAACCCGATCTTCATTCTCGGTCACTGGCGTAGCGGCACGACCCTTTTGCATGAGTTGATGGCCGCGGACGATCGGTACGCCACGCCGAACACCATCCAGTGCTTCGCGCCGAATATCTTCCTGATCTATGGCCGGTTGATTGAGAATTACTTCAACTTTTTCATGCCCAAGAGCCGCCCGATGGACAACATGGGCATGGGGTGGTCGAAGCCTCAGGAAGACGAGTTCGGCGTGTTGAGCCTGGGGGAAATGTCCCCCTACGTTCGCATGGCGTTTCCCAACAACCCCAAGCCAGACCCCGATTACCTCGATCTGGCTGCCGTTCCGCCAGAGCGCAAGGAAGAGTGGCTCGACACGCTCGATCTTTTCATGCGGATGGTTACGGTCCAGGAACAGAAGCCGCTGATCCTCAAATCGCCTACCCACACCGGCCGAATTGGCGAACTGGCCGAGCGTTACCCAGACGCCAAGTTCATCCACATTGCCCGAGATCCGTACGACGTCTACGCGTCGACGGTCCGACTGTGGAACACGATGGACGAAGTGCAAGCATTCCAGGTCTCGAAGGACGACTACCGCGAGTACGTCTTTGACTGCTTCGAGCGGATGTATGCCGCCTACGATCGTGGGCTGGCATCGGTTCCGAAAGATAAGGTTTGCCAGACTCGCTACGAAGACCTGATTGCCGATCCGGTTGGGGAAGTTCGCCGCATTTACGAGGCAATCGATCTGGACGGGTACGACCGCATCGAACAAGGCGTGCGCGACTATGCTGAGCGCACCAAGGACTATCGCCGCAACAGCCACTCCATGGACGAGACCACCCGTCAGGAAATCCAACGCCGCTGGCGAGGATATTTCGAGGCCAACGGTTATCCGCTGGACGACGCCTAGACGGCAAATCCGACTTGGGGAAAACGGTCGTTTTTCGCTAGAATTCTGATTGCGAGACGACTTGGAACCAATCTTCCCCGCACACGGAACTGACTCGACTCGGGAAAGGAAGCCCGGATGCATTTGCTGTTCGATATTCTGTACGCCGCTCATG includes:
- a CDS encoding MinD/ParA family ATP-binding protein, with product MLAKRAMIGGTPAFAKAKTFVLFGGSSGVGTTTVCHNLACAMGLAGHRVATIDLNPSNAGLAQLTGRTPKVGIDELLTGRLDLHEYLVPGLAASLLLPTDQSSGAGQWPVAAVDRLIEQLMGLGRHADIVLIDAGNELSPLAGELWRMAQLFLVILNPKADAITAGYERVRSLHSYSPRKVTHVVMNRASSDSGHLDLIAGMDATAGKFLNLAIESVGHIEMASEIGAASRAAEPFIQRYADHTASKSLQRIADRLVRMSLSLSQSPSSKRAA
- the flhF gene encoding flagellar biosynthesis protein FlhF, with product MNIRSFRAKSMHEALELVRKELGPDAALLHTREVPQRGLKGLLGGKEIELAASTDSNLKSRFEIQEPEEEPEAEAVSPEPTEQVAASPEEITQQEDAGIDLEAMSFSQTFFSSGPGWPPSLLRIRERLVEAEVPGFLADSICEKVLTTHTEASQQEEALLLQAIRTELAASIHVGRDIDDPRVYPRVVAAIGPTGVGKTTTIAKLAARAKFDHKRRVGLVTVDTYRIAAVDQLQTYAEIMDLPMKIVSTPMEVRSAINELSDCEQIFIDTAGRSPRDEVQVQQLRSLIKAASPDETYLVLSAPSSSKSLAEAVAKFTTVGPSSWVLTKIDEVGSLGNTLSFLQDPQLPLAYVTNGQDVPQAIAAAEAEDLVARIL
- the flhA gene encoding flagellar biosynthesis protein FlhA, with the protein product MDFSLSRLKDLILPIGIITSVLVILMPLPAPLMNLLLTANITAGVIILLTTIYVKTPLEFNIFPSLLLATTLARLVLNVATTRLILTGAATEGMDAAGGVIQSFGEFVAGDRVEVGIIIFIIIVLIQFLVITKGATRISEVAARFALDGMPGRQMAIDADLNAGIIDEVEAQQRRAEITQQADFFGAMDGASKFVRGDAIAGIVITLINIVGGLIIGVSSGLDVLEAAQIYTKLTIGDGLVSQVPAFLISLAAGLLVTRSTEESNLPVEFIKQLFSRPEALGVAGCFLGLLIFSGLPTLPLLVIGAGCVGIAVMTKKGQTKKTEVEAAETEKKQKEEQEAAKKDDRIEDYLTVDPMEMELGVGLVRLAAPARGGDLLPRITGVRQNVASEIGVILPKVRIRDNMRLHENQYRIKISNNVVAENTIYPDGLLAIAMGGAKGDLPGEKTRDPAFNQPAVWIEPGMRPQAEMMGYTIVEPTSVLATHLQRVSKKHADELLTRDATKHLLDELKETSPAVVDELIPGAMKIGDVQAVLQLLLREEVSIRQLARILETLGDHIGRTKDPVWLTEFVRHKLARTICTKYRDKEGRIYVVPLDPAMQDRIASGIDMERGAFARMSPQAIEMTCKSIAVGIEKLREIGKPPIVLVNPQIRPAVKQLTGNFIPDLIVLSHNEITNDTMIESMGIISDTMPGKAPPPPGQGPQQPPQK
- a CDS encoding sulfotransferase family protein, whose amino-acid sequence is MNASSPATDSQSKPAEASKPKKPKANSYPWYTPRVWHGMRVGTWASLLAKNGFKVHPLKLGLATTVSCFAINNSICHQLQNLFFGKKIQEAKIENPIFILGHWRSGTTLLHELMAADDRYATPNTIQCFAPNIFLIYGRLIENYFNFFMPKSRPMDNMGMGWSKPQEDEFGVLSLGEMSPYVRMAFPNNPKPDPDYLDLAAVPPERKEEWLDTLDLFMRMVTVQEQKPLILKSPTHTGRIGELAERYPDAKFIHIARDPYDVYASTVRLWNTMDEVQAFQVSKDDYREYVFDCFERMYAAYDRGLASVPKDKVCQTRYEDLIADPVGEVRRIYEAIDLDGYDRIEQGVRDYAERTKDYRRNSHSMDETTRQEIQRRWRGYFEANGYPLDDA